Within Treponema primitia ZAS-1, the genomic segment ACACAAAGCCGGAATAGAAGTCCACATTGGGGCAAATTTCCTTATCCGAGCCTTTTACTTTCTTAAAAACATCGGGGACGATCCTTTCGATAAGGCGATATAGGTTAAATTCATCGATGAGGTTCTTTTCTTCCGCCAGAATAGCGGCCTTATTCCGCAGAAGCACCGCCCGGGGATCTGAAATAGTATAAACCGCATGGCCTATACCATAGATCAATCCGGTGTGATCATAGGCTTCTCCCCGGAGTACATCCCCCAGATAGTCCGCCACTTCCCCAACATTGTCCCAGTGCTTAACATGTTTCTTTAAATCGTCCATCATTCGGATGACCTTAATATTGGCCCCGCCGTGCTTAAAGCCCTTAAGGGAATTTATCCCCGTAGTTAGCGCAGCATAGGTATCGGTATCTGCGGAAGAAACCAGGTGTACCGCAAAGGTAGAGTTATTTCCCCCGCCATGCTCGGCATGGAGGATCAAGGCCAGATCCAGGATCTCCGCTTCCAACTTGGTAAATTGCTGATCCGGCCGGATCAGGGAAAGGACGCTTTCTGCGGTGGAGCAGGAAGACGCCGGCAGATGGATGATCAGGCTTTCGTGATCGTAGTAATGTTTTTTAGCCATATAGGAATAGGCTACAATGGTTGGAAACCGGGCTATGAGTTCAATACATTGGCGGAGCACATTTTCAGGGGACAGATTTTCCGGATCATCATCCCAGGAATAGAGGGTTAATACAGAACGGCTAAGCTTATTCATAATGTCCCGAGAAGGGGCCTTCATGATACTGTCTTCAGCAAAATTCGCCGGCAGGGCCCGCTTATCCCCAAGGAGGGTACTGAAATTAGCCAGCTGCTCTTTGTTGGGAAGTATTCCGAACATGAGGAGGTAGACCGTCTCCTCAAAGCCGAAGCGCCCTTCGGCAGCGGCATTGGAGACCAGTTCCTCCACATCAATGCCCCGGTAAAAGAGCTTGCCGGCCACGGGGATCTTTTCCCCCTCATCCAGAATATAGCCATGGACATCCCCTATCCTGGTAAGCCCTACCAATACCCCGGTTCCATCGGCATTGCGAAGTCCCCGTTTTACGTTAAACCGTGTGTACAGCTCGGAATCGATATAATCATTTCCGGTTATTTCAGAGAGATATTCCTTGATGCTTGACATCAGAGCCTCCACGCATATTTATGCAAGAATTATAGTAGACTTGGAATCTTTATACAATAGTTAGGATCTTTTTTTACCCA encodes:
- a CDS encoding citrate/2-methylcitrate synthase; the encoded protein is MSSIKEYLSEITGNDYIDSELYTRFNVKRGLRNADGTGVLVGLTRIGDVHGYILDEGEKIPVAGKLFYRGIDVEELVSNAAAEGRFGFEETVYLLMFGILPNKEQLANFSTLLGDKRALPANFAEDSIMKAPSRDIMNKLSRSVLTLYSWDDDPENLSPENVLRQCIELIARFPTIVAYSYMAKKHYYDHESLIIHLPASSCSTAESVLSLIRPDQQFTKLEAEILDLALILHAEHGGGNNSTFAVHLVSSADTDTYAALTTGINSLKGFKHGGANIKVIRMMDDLKKHVKHWDNVGEVADYLGDVLRGEAYDHTGLIYGIGHAVYTISDPRAVLLRNKAAILAEEKNLIDEFNLYRLIERIVPDVFKKVKGSDKEICPNVDFYSGFVYGMLGIPEELYTPIFAVSRVAGWCAHRMEEIVSGGKIIRPAYKCVQKRLGYAPISGRKG